The Medicago truncatula cultivar Jemalong A17 chromosome 7, MtrunA17r5.0-ANR, whole genome shotgun sequence genome includes the window aaaaaaatataatgggtGGGAGTGAAtacaaaattggaaaaaaagtgCAACTGATATGAGTACttccatttttttcctttattctttaaaaaaacataacaaactaGATCGAGCatatctataatatatatagcaAATAGAAAATTTTGGGCTAATTTTTTCATCATctcaattatacctttaaataaccttttttaaaataaaagttgttgtttgtgtcattaaaaagaagaatttatattacatttttctctttatattttttgttgtattttaaaagcaataaaactatatgttagtttgatttgttataattttaaagttacaaacatttatatttttacttttacgTGCACGTCTTTTTGTTAATGAATGATAAATATAGCAGTTCACGTGCCCTTCTTTTTGCCGGTGAATGATAAAGATACCAGTATCTAAAATACAATAGAATGCATAtcgaaaatacaaaaaaaaaaaaattataataagaaATTACGTTTGAATAGAATGCATATCAATGTTTTAGCAAACCTTCATtgatcttttgtcaaaaaaaaaaaaaaaaaaaccttcattgatctattattttttatgaacatcAAGGTTCAAATAACCGTTACCGATTAGGTTAGTGTcctatttaaaaattatgacaTTTTAATCGGTTCACCTAGGATTCATgtatattaatgattttttttaaggaatatattAATGATTTGTTTATACTTAAACAAATGTCACTATACTccacactacaaaaaaaaaaaaatgtcactatACTCCGATATTAGCTGGCTAATATAATTTCATTCCATAACTAAagcatatattttttgttttttcacgGGATATCTCAAGCCTAtcttttttgttacaaagtACTAAactgttacaaataaataagataaagaccTGAAGTAATTTTGCCTATATATATAACCATCCATCTCTAGGGCATCTCCCATTCCATATGTCAGCCTCTCTTCCAACAAATCGCTTTTCCAAAAGCATCCACAATCAAACAATGAGTCGGAAAGAATTGTCAAAGATTTCACCGTCGCCGGTTTCATTGGCCACTCTCCTTGACCGTGAGCTTCGAGAAGAGAAAGGTGAAAAAAGGTTTGTTAAGTATGGAGAAGAAAGCATGACCAAGAAAGGAGAAGATTATGGTCTGATCAAAACATGTTGCCACCGGGTTCCCGGGGATCCATCAACTGCGTTTTCGGTCTTTGCAATTTTTGATGGGCATAGCGGTATATCAGCCGCAGTTTATGCAAAAGAAAACTTGCTAAATaatgttttgaaggaaataCCGAAAGATATTATCAGCAGCAGCAGGGATGCTTGGCTACATGCCCTTCCTCGTGCTCTAGTGGCTGGTTTTGTGAAGACTGACATGGATTTTCAGAGTATCAAAGGAGAAATGTCTGGAACTACAGCTacgtttgttgttgttgatgagagTATTGTCACTGTTGCATCTGTTGGTGATTCGCGTTGCATATTAGTAGATAATAAAGGAGGAGGTGTAGTTTCTATTCTTACTGTTGATCACAGGCTGGAAGATAACGTGGAGGAGAGGGAGCGTGTTATTGCAAGTGGTGGTGAAGTTAAAAGACAAGATTATCGTGGTGGCCCTCTTCGCGTCTGGCCTGGTGGATTATGTCTATCTAGATCAATAGGAGACGCAGATCTAGGGAAATATATTGTTCCAATACCACATGTTAAGCAAGTCAAACTACTTTCCAATGGTGGCAATGGAAGGCTTATCATAGCCTCTGATGGTGTTTGGGATGCTTTATCGAATGAAATGGCAGCAGCAGCATGTCGGGGTGTAGCTGCAGAATTTGCTGCAAAGCTAGTGGTTGAGGAAGCTATAATATCTAAAGGCTTGAGAGATGATACATCATGCATTGTTGTAGATATTCCTTCTGATCACCTCCCTGTATTACAACGAAATTCAACTACACAAAAGAAATTACATAATCTTCTAAAACcgcttctttttccttttcgaAAGAAATCTAAGAAGAACTCTACAAACAAAGCTACCAGCAAGGTTGGTGTTGTTGTGGAAGATTTATTTGAAGAGGGTTCTGTGTTTATAGAAAGGTTTGGCAATGATTTTTCACTTAATAACAACTCTGATCAGATTTTCAGCTGTGCGATTTGCCAAGTGGATCAACGCCCTGGAAATGGTATATCAAGACCGTTGAATTCTCCATTGGAAGTCCCATTTTTCTGCACAAACTGTCGgaagaaaaaagttataatGGAAGGAAAGAGGCCAATGGTCTATCAGTAGTTATATACTATTATGAATTGACTTCAATTttgcattgtttaatttttcatgGATTTTGAATCGTATGTTGGTTGAGTACCTCTTGTATTCCTATTCTTTATTGAAATTCTTCTTGatttaataattgatatttGTATACTTTTATCTGACAGTGATAGCATGGTTGATTTTACAATTTCGGCGGTCATTATTATATGTGCAAGATAGGTCTTTTAACTGTTTTGCattttgttacaaatttgaTTCTGGCTTTTACTCAGATGTTAGAGTTTAGACTAACTGATATAGCAAATAGCCAAATTATTGATGGCAACACATTCAAATCCTAGCCTATTAGGATTGCATAGAGCTTTCGTTTTTTGTTATAAACTGATATCCTTCGTGCATAATTACGGAGACTACTCCCACGACTCTTGTGCGACCAATATCGGTGGAAAACTCTCCCTAAGAGGACCACATAGAACTCTGttaagtaaaattttaaaaacatttcattatttCATAGATATAAAGCTTATGTCAAACACGCCATATATCTTTGCAATGTGACAGCTCCATAGTTGTCTTGAAAACACAAAACCTTAGGTTAATTTTGTATGTACAAATAACTTACAGAGTTCTACAGACATCTAATAGAGTTCTACTACCAACACTCACTATAGGTAGAGATTAAACTTGAGTATAAAACCTTAAAACATTAAAAGTCATAAAACATATACAAGTTACCGTCTCAATCCACGAGCATAATGGAGACATCCGAAATTTGAAAATTGCAGTAGAAACCCAAAACCCCCTTCCCTGGGTCAGAAAACGTTACAATATTCGCCATTGATTAAATGAACATTCCTGAAAAGATTAAGGGAAAAAAATCTACCAGAAACTTATGTCAACTAATTAATTTTGCAATGTGATCGAGATTCAAACCCTTTTTCCCAGCAGAGAAAAGTTTGTGAGTTTAGAGTACCTAGTGAGACTACAAGAATTAAAACAGGAAAGGAAACAATAACCGCACAGTAGCAGAACTGGAAAAATGACATCCAGACGGACCACTTATCTGCTTCAGCTGGACTCCTTGAGCTTATCAAGGGCTCCCCTTTAAATGGCAAAGACTTCATTACCATGACAACATCTTGATTTCATCCACAATATCCTTACAATCTCTAGCcaaattgttgatgatttttcgCATTTCTAGCCTTCCAAAGAACCAAAATAACGGAGTGCCAAATTAACCAATAACCCCTCTTTATCTTCAAATTTCTACCTTCACAACTGAATGTTTCCagttgcaaaaaaaatattaattgggGTTTCCTCCCTCCCAACACATAAAACACAATATGTCGATGTGTTTTGTTGAATGACATGTCGCACCGCTAAATTATATCTAGTTGGAATTCGATCCAAAAGGAGTTTCCAAGAAAAGGCAATAACTCTGGAATGAGCTGGAGTTTCCCACAAGTTATCAAAAACTCTTCCACTTCCATCTTCCAATTCCATATTCCACTTCCCCCCTACTATTCTGCCGTACTAACAACATATCAAACAAGACATACGCCATCTTCACTGAAAATTCTCCACTGTTATCTGCTCCAATAAGATCATCAAGCAAAGACCTCTCCCATACCAATCAAACAAGATTCTATTCCAAATAAACCTCCATCTCCAAACTCCAACACTTTCCTGAAAATCCAAACACAATCATAACGACAAGTTTTGAGGATTTTTATCTGTAGCTAACCACAAGGGAATACTGCAAGCACAATCTGTATGATATTTGTTCTAAGCGGTTATACTCTTAATCAGAAACAACACTTAATATTCAAATCACAgtaaaaaagaattaaactGTGCTTCTAAATTAATACCTTTCATCATTAATACTTGATACTTCTCTTACTGTAAGAATATACTCTAGAGAGGTATTGGTCAAAATCATTCCAATAATAGGGATGTAGACATGTAGTGTAACTATGCTGACAAAATGCTTTTCCCACATACTGATATACTTCAGTGCAATATTTATGCTAAGCATTTTTTATAGCTACTCTTTCgctaaatataaatttttatcaagTAAAATTCTTTGATAGTTTAGCATCGTATGCATGACGTTTAGTGAATCAAAAGTTCTTGGTCTTTAAAAAAGGTCTTTATCTACAATTTACGACTCCTTTACATCGTATGTTAGAACTTTAAAAGGTCTTGATCTACAACTTTTGCTAATTCTTTGTGTAATTGTCTAACTCAGTATTCATATGAATTGCgtgtataaaaattaaaagcacCAACTCAATTCTTATATGACTTAAATacagttttgaccccctatgtttCACAATCTGgcgattttggtccctatataaaacaataacaattttaaCCCTTAagtgcaaaagaaaaaaactagcaAATACAGGCATTTCACAGTCCATGTAAATTAATAGTTTAAAATTTTTCAAACATTCTAGAGAAGTAACATATGGTAGTTGTTCAAACTGCTTCCTTTCGTTTGATTCCCGATAGGACAAGGAAAGATTGACAGATGCAAGTTTACAGAAAGGGAATACAATAATACTGTGATTTCAGGTAAGAGCAAAATTGTAACGGAAAGTGTTAAATCACAAAAATGAACAAGCCAAAATATGGTGGCAGCCAATAATATTTCCATGTTCAATGCAGAAACCAACAAGCAATCAAATAATGAAGGAAACAGCAATATTTACGATGGAAAATatgtttcaaacaaaatttgaaatccAGAATTATCTCACCGGAATGCGATTAAAAGCTTTTTCCCTGCACTAATATCAAGTTTctaatttataatcaaaatatttttgactCCCTTCATCTGCAAGTCTAGATGCTTCATTTATGTTCTTCAAGTGCATTACTCAATGCAAACTGCAGAAGAATTTAATCTATCTACaggagacttttttttttttttttttttaaagaagaaactCATTGTATTTCATTAGCTAAAATGTGTCTAATACACGAGGGTACATCATCTATAACATGGGATCTAGGATTAAATGGGGTTGTTGAGCTAACTCATGAGCGACCTCATTCGTTTGCCTCCTATtaaactcgacatgagagttGTTTAAACAATTAAGTAACAATTGTCTACAAGCATATACGATACAACTAAACTAACTACTATCATCTATATCTGAATTTACATAATCAACAACCCTTTTAGAATCAAGAGCAAAATCGACATTGTCGAACTGGAGATCCAACACCCATTCCAAAGTTGTACGTATCCCGACAACCTCCACCACATCTATGTCACACAGGGAATCAAACCAGTCTTTTTTTGCAAGAGCAAAATCACCAGAATCATCTCTAAGGCACATTCCCAAACGAACCCTATTAAGAGAGGTGGAAAAGGATGCATCAATGTTACATTTGTACCTGCCATTTGCCGATTTCTTCCATGCTTCCTCTTCTTGCATCATGGGACGCTGCTAGACCTTGTTTGACCTTTCAGAGCTACGAGACCTAATTGTTTGAGCCACTCTAAAATCATCAAGTAAGTGGATTGCATTTTGAACTACTTGCGAGCTGGAATCATTCTGTTGTTGCCAAAGTTTCAGGTTACATCCCTTGGAAAGACTCCACATGACCGTGACCCCGTGGCCATGAGCTCAcattgatttgaagaaaattactGCAAAAGAGTGAAAAAAAGTGCATTTATATTACAATCTTGACGCAGAACCCTATTAATTTTGTCTCATAAATTTACATCACGCATTTCTTGAACAACTTTAGGACATTCTAAAGgacatgaatatttttttcataactgCTATTACTAAGTACAAAATCAAGTGGGCAAGAAACACGTTTGCTGCTAATTAGGTGAGCAAGTGATGGAAAACAATAATGACACACGCGCCATAGAAAATTCTTAACTTTGGGACACACTTTTAACTTCCATATCAATTTCCACAGGCCAAGTACATTCAGATGAGAATTATCTGCAATTTCAAACACACATATTCTATTGGCACTACATACAGAACACTTACCACTCTTCTCCCCCTTCCAACTCAATTTATCTTCCATATCAAGAGGTTGGCGAAGAGTATTAAGAATTAGTTGTGTAGTAGTCACATCAAAAAGATTATAAATTGAGGGAACTTTccaaaccttcaaagattaatcaataaaataacataacttCACTTGCAACAAAAGCTCAAATATTGGGTTATCCGTTGACAAAGACAGACCATCTGTAGGCCACGGAGTACCTAAAAAGGTATGTTACCACCATGACCCCACCAAAAAGCATTTATCATTTTCTCAATGGCATCAATTAGCTTATTAGGGAGTAAAAATAGAATCATGATATAAGATATGATAGATTGGAGTACCAATCTGCCAGCTTTGGATAAGCACTTACTActctaactattaattttgtgcCAAATGCGATGAAGCCAAATGTCGCCTCTTTGCTTTAATTCTACCCACCATAGACGTAAGAACAAGGTATTTGCCAGTTCCCATTAGTGCTCTGACTCCAAGGATATTGGTGATGGCATCCTTTATAGGAGAGGGAACAACATTAATTGCTAAAGAAAACATCAATTCAATCATTAATTTGacctttattttctctcttctctataaaaatctatttttttgagaagctaCTCCTAACAGCTTCTCGTTTAAAGctgttttaagattttttatttttattttcattttttaaaaatctgtaaTAAACATATGCAATACttttaaaagtggttaattttttgttaatttttttttttatagaacaaACAGGATATTAGGCGCTAATATAATTAATAACTACAACTGTAGTAGTATCATTGCTAAAATTGAACTTAGACTATATTCAATCCTCgtaaacttagctcagttggtgtgaacaatgcataatatatgcaaggtccaggttcaaacctcggccaccataaaaaaaaaaaaaaaaaaaaaaaagacagttTTTCAAGTAAATAGATTGAAATAAAGAAATGAGGAATGCGAATTAAAGGAGctgatataataaaaaattaaacaaaacaaccatgtTTGATGCATATGATTGCCTTATTCAATTGCCGATTTACTAATCTTTATGATTTAATGTTCTATATGATTCTTTGATCATGTAAATGTGCCAATTGCTCCTGCGATTTCCAATAGTGTTCTTTCTAACCAGTACTCTTGTGCCAAGTCCAGTTGTCATATCCAAACCTGCGCATGTGTCAGACATTgagaatatttattaaaatcttTGGACCATTTGGAAAGACGCAACAGTTCCGTCTTCAAGTTAACTGTCTCCATTTCAAGAGAAGTGCGCACATCGGCATCTAAGGAGAATGAGAACTCATAGAATCATATGCCACGGACCCTTAGTTTTCCAGTGCTTCGATAATTTTGCGGTTATTTCTTTAGTTGTGTACAACTTGTCACCCTTGTACAAGAATAGCCGGTCATGCATATGATGCTTGCATTTCTCTAATCCCATGGCATGCATATCCTctaaattttattgataaattgtCCCCTCGAATTGTTGATTAAGGAAGTAGAGCACTCTTAAAAGTGGCCGCAGGTGAAAGCACCTATGAAAAAGAGCGTTGTTGTTGCAGTGCCTTTGAAGCGACACTTGGAGTTTTCGCCGCGCAAGTCCATAGGCAAGAGAACACCATTGCCGGCTAGCCGTATCTAATGACTCCCTGCCAAAACCCTGGAAAGCTACCGTGTATGTGTCCACGAGAAGTCGGAAGGAGGTGAATATTGTGAGTCAGCCTTCATAACACAACCAAATGGTGAAAACACAATTGCAATTTCACCCAATTTTCGAATTCAATGGTATAACAAACAGTTGAGGTCACTTTCACATAGCCAAGGTGGGGAGGAGCCACGAACATGAGAGAAAACAATCGTAATGGAGCAGATTGCAGCTGATCGGCCAGGAAGCCCTAGGAGGGCAAAACCTTAGCAGACATCGGTATAGACCCTATCTCAATAAAATCTTTAATATGTATTGCCCTAAATACCCTAAATGCATCTAATCTAACAATTATAAGGTATGTTAATTGTAAGGTGACATTCTCAATACGTATTGTTTTAGgttagtattattttattgatattaaaatattttagtttattttcattGCTGTTTTAATGGAACTAACTTTGTATTAAATTCCTCTCAAAAAAGGTTATAAAAAAGGCCCtcttaagggaaaaaaaaaaaaaaaaaaacctctcgTAGTAACATGTTTATGGGAAAATCGAACCTTTAAAAAATTCTCAATAAATGATTGAGAAATACCAAAgctttattgaaatttaatatataCTATAGATATAGAATTGAGTGATTGAATAATTATATTCAGAAAAcatgttcacaaaaaaaaaaaaaaaaaaatctagattttaaaagtaaaagagGATATTAAGAGTAAATGAAAAATTTAGTCTCTGACAATTTTCTCTCAGTCGAATTTAGTCtttgagaaaaaataaatccaaattTATCTAtgatgctcttttttttttaaggtaaaaaaaaaacatcatggaTTAATTTGGTGACAAATCGATCAACCCATTATCATGAATCAATGACTTATTTATCCGTGGTATTAAAATGTCAATAATtcatatgaatatatatttcatcCGTAAATTGAGTCAAGAGAAAAT containing:
- the LOC25497831 gene encoding probable protein phosphatase 2C 5; translated protein: MSASLPTNRFSKSIHNQTMSRKELSKISPSPVSLATLLDRELREEKGEKRFVKYGEESMTKKGEDYGLIKTCCHRVPGDPSTAFSVFAIFDGHSGISAAVYAKENLLNNVLKEIPKDIISSSRDAWLHALPRALVAGFVKTDMDFQSIKGEMSGTTATFVVVDESIVTVASVGDSRCILVDNKGGGVVSILTVDHRLEDNVEERERVIASGGEVKRQDYRGGPLRVWPGGLCLSRSIGDADLGKYIVPIPHVKQVKLLSNGGNGRLIIASDGVWDALSNEMAAAACRGVAAEFAAKLVVEEAIISKGLRDDTSCIVVDIPSDHLPVLQRNSTTQKKLHNLLKPLLFPFRKKSKKNSTNKATSKVGVVVEDLFEEGSVFIERFGNDFSLNNNSDQIFSCAICQVDQRPGNGISRPLNSPLEVPFFCTNCRKKKVIMEGKRPMVYQ